A single region of the Pirellulales bacterium genome encodes:
- the epsC gene encoding serine O-acetyltransferase EpsC: MASDARLKEQLPELTERIVQTYSEVGTINHLGHCPLPNNDVIVAACEDLKEILYPGFRRREGLHLGNVTYHVGELVDGLHDKLTTQIGRALRHDAGATDMCNEDRDFEALGQAKAIQFLEQLPDLRKTLALDVQAAYEGDPAVKNLDEVIFCYPGLEAITIYRLAHILHELSIPFVPRMMTEWAHSKTGIDIHPGAKIGELFFIDHGTGVVIGETCEIGNRVKLYQGVTLGALSFATDGDGNLVRGQKRHPTIEDRVVIYANATILGGATVIGHDCVIGSNVWLTRSVDPHTTVVLEKPKLRMRAEVEELNPEFNYVI, encoded by the coding sequence CGAGCGGATCGTGCAAACCTATAGCGAGGTCGGCACGATCAACCACCTCGGCCATTGCCCGTTACCGAACAACGACGTGATCGTCGCGGCCTGTGAGGACCTCAAGGAGATTCTCTATCCGGGCTTCCGCCGTCGCGAAGGGCTGCACCTTGGAAACGTCACCTACCACGTCGGCGAGCTGGTCGATGGCCTGCACGACAAGCTCACCACGCAAATCGGCCGCGCCCTGCGGCACGACGCCGGGGCGACCGACATGTGCAATGAGGACCGCGATTTTGAAGCCCTCGGCCAGGCCAAGGCGATCCAATTCCTCGAGCAGCTTCCCGATCTGCGGAAGACGCTGGCATTGGACGTGCAGGCCGCCTACGAAGGGGATCCCGCGGTCAAGAACCTCGACGAGGTGATCTTCTGCTATCCGGGCCTCGAAGCGATCACGATCTATCGCCTCGCCCACATCTTGCACGAGCTGTCGATCCCGTTCGTCCCGCGGATGATGACCGAATGGGCGCACTCGAAGACAGGGATCGACATCCATCCGGGGGCGAAGATCGGCGAATTGTTCTTCATCGACCACGGCACGGGCGTCGTGATCGGCGAGACCTGCGAGATCGGCAATCGCGTGAAGCTCTATCAAGGCGTAACGCTCGGCGCGCTAAGCTTCGCCACCGACGGCGACGGCAATCTGGTCCGCGGTCAGAAGCGGCACCCGACGATCGAAGACCGCGTGGTGATCTACGCCAACGCCACGATCCTCGGCGGCGCGACCGTGATCGGCCACGATTGCGTGATCGGCTCCAACGTCTGGCTCACCCGCAGCGTCGACCCGCACACGACGGTCGTGCTCGAAAAGCCCAAGCTGCGGATGCGGGCTGAGGTCGAGGAGCTGAACCCAGAGTTCAACTATGTGATCTAG